Proteins co-encoded in one Elusimicrobiales bacterium genomic window:
- a CDS encoding ribonuclease HI family protein — protein MKLLANIDGGSRGNPGPAASAFVLVSEDGVSVGQAGVYIGKATNNRAEYFALKIALEAALEAGADEIEVRSDSLLLVNQFNGVYKIKDAGLFRMMSEIMALRRNFAAVRLAHVPREQNKAADALVNKTLDAAIKTKAAPMTLPPAFTQGDLF, from the coding sequence ATGAAACTGCTTGCTAACATAGACGGTGGCTCGCGCGGCAATCCGGGGCCGGCGGCCTCGGCCTTCGTGCTGGTTTCGGAGGACGGCGTGTCCGTCGGCCAGGCCGGGGTATACATAGGAAAGGCCACCAACAACCGCGCGGAATATTTCGCGCTTAAAATCGCGCTTGAGGCCGCGCTGGAAGCCGGCGCGGACGAGATTGAAGTGCGTTCCGATTCTCTTTTGCTGGTGAACCAGTTCAACGGCGTTTATAAAATCAAGGATGCCGGGCTTTTCCGCATGATGTCCGAGATTATGGCGCTGCGCCGCAATTTCGCGGCGGTGCGTCTGGCGCATGTCCCGCGCGAGCAGAACAAGGCGGCGGACGCGCTGGTCAACAAAACGCTGGACGCCGCCATAAAAACCAAAGCCGCGCCGATGACGCTGCCGCCGGCTTTCACACAGGGAGATTTATTCTGA